The following proteins are encoded in a genomic region of Dioscorea cayenensis subsp. rotundata cultivar TDr96_F1 chromosome 8, TDr96_F1_v2_PseudoChromosome.rev07_lg8_w22 25.fasta, whole genome shotgun sequence:
- the LOC120266609 gene encoding uncharacterized protein LOC120266609, protein MTAQGYAVELYFDPALENQVLKAWNVLARRQITKHLIDMQSRPHITLLSSPSLDPHRLLSSLRSLASRHEPFPLSLSAAAAFPGDPAVLFLSPTPSLSLLSLHSQLCDALRKESFDAPDEFRVDSWVPHCSVAQDVAGTRVAEAFCILRDLKLPVTGYVTELGVVEFSPVREIFSFPLGSLSES, encoded by the coding sequence ATGACCGCCCAGGGCTACGCCGTCGAGCTCTACTTCGACCCCGCCCTCGAGAACCAGGTCCTCAAGGCCTGGAACGTCCTTGCCCGCCGGCAAATCACCAAACACCTCATCGACATGCAATCTCGCCCTCACATCACCCTCCTTTCCTCCCCCTCCCTCGACCCCCACCGCCTCCTCTCCTCCCTCCGCTCCCTTGCCTCCCGTCATGAACCTTTCCCTCTTTCCCTCTCCGCTGCCGCCGCCTTCCCTGGCGATCCTGCTGTTCTCTTCCTTTCCCCTACCCCTTCCCTTTCCCTTCTCTCCCTCCATTCCCAGCTCTGTGATGCCCTCCGCAAGGAATCCTTTGATGCGCCTGATGAATTCCGGGTCGATTCCTGGGTCCCTCACTGCTCCGTCGCGCAGGACGTTGCCGGCACCCGCGTCGCCGAGGCCTTTTGCATTCTCCGTGATCTCAAGCTTCCTGTCACTGGGTATGTCACTGAGCTTGGAGTTGTTGAGTTCTCTCCCGTGCGTGAGATCTTCTCGTTCCCGCTCGGGAGTTTGTCTGAATCTTGA